TCAGTCCGCTCGACTTGCATGTATTAGGCACGCCGCCAGCGTTCGTCCTGAGCCAGGATCAAACTCTCCATAAAAGTAGTTTGACTTGCTCATGTTTTGTGTAAGAACTAAGTTCTTACGTTTAGAATTAACGTTGACGTTTCGTCTTTTCAGTTTTCAAAGTTCAATATTATAATTGGAGCGGGTGATGAGAATCGAACTCACATCATCAGCTTGGAAGGCTGAGGTTTTACCACTAAACTACACCCGCATATTATTTTAAATGGTCGGGAAGACAGGATTTGAACCTGCGACCCCTTGGTCCCAAACCAAGTGCTCTACCAAGCTGAGCTACTTCCCGTTGCAATTATACTAAGCTAGTTAATCGTAGAGCGAAACAAAATAATGGCGCGCCCGAGAGGAGTCGAACCCCTAACCTTTTGATCCGTAGTCAAACGCTCTATCCAATTGAGCTACGGGCGCATATAAAGTAAAATATTTGGTGCGGCCGAGAGGACTTGAACCTCCACGGGGTTAACCCCCACTAGGCCCTCAACCTAGCGCGTCTGCCATTCCGCCACGACCGCGTCATAAGTCACAAGTACTAATTATATCGACCGAAACTACCATTGTCAACACTTTTTTAAAAAGTGATGCGGGTGAAGGGAGTCGAACCCCCACGCCTTACGGCGCCAGATCCTAAGTCTGGTGCGTCTGCCAATTCCGCCACACCCGCTCATTACGTTTATAATGGTGAGCCATGAAGGACTCGAACCTTCGACCCTCTGATTAAAAGTCAGATGCTCTACCAACTGAGCTAATGGCTCGTAAATGGCTGGGCTAGCTGGATTCGAACCAACGCATGACGGAGTCAAAGTCCGTTGCCTTACCGCTTGGCTATAGCCCAACATTTCAATAAAATGTGTCTTCTGCTGTTAACAGCGACAAGAAATATCTTACCACGAATGAACCGTGGTCGTCAACAACTTTTTATAAAAAATTAATGGCGGTCCGGACGGGACTCGAACCCGCGACCTCCTGCGTGACAGGCAGGCATTCTAACCAACTGAACTACCGGACCAAAGGATGAAATAAGAAAAGGAAATGAGAATCCTCATTTCCCAATGATGACCCGTACGGGATTCGAACCCGTGTTACCGCCGTGAAAGGGCGGTGTCTTAACCGCTTGACCAACGGGCCAAATTACTGGCGGAGAAGGAGGGATTTGAACCCTCGCGCCGGTTACCCGACCTACACCCTTAGCAGGGGCGCCTCTTCAGCCACTTGAGTACTTCTCCAATTATATGGCTCCGCAGGCAGGATTCGAACCTGCGACCGATCGGTTAACAGCCGATAGCTCTACCACTGAGCTACTGCGGAATAATGTATTGTTTAATATCGACAAAACAAATTATATATAATTCTTATAAATGTGTCAATACATGAAGAATAAATAAAAGTTATTCATTATTTAGGATCATATGGATTTTTCCCCGACAACGCCCGCAAACATATTTATTAATATTCATGCGCTTCTTTCTAACATACCTTTGATCACATTGATTACATTGATATAAATATTCCCTTTTTTGTTTTTGCCTCGAAGAAGGGAGGTGAGCACAATGTCTAGGTGCTCCAACTTTATGAAGTAACTGTTTAAAATCTTGATCCCGGTGTTGGTATCCTTTGTTTTCTAAATGGAGGTGGTAATGACAAAGTTCATGCTTAATAATACTAATTAATTCCTGAATTCCTAATTCATCATAATACTTTCTATTTAGTTCAATATGATGTTCCTGCAACAAATATCTACCACCAGTTGTCCTCAATCTATCATTGAAATACGCCTTGTGTAAAAAAGGCTTTTGAAAACTGTCTATTGAGATTGATTCAACTAAAGCTTGAAGCTCCTCTTCCTTCATAAAAATCTATCCTTTCCTCCCGAACATGACAAACTATTATAACATACATTAAATTATACTTATTCATTTGAATAATAAAGGAGGGCTCCCTATGCCAAAGTGGCTTCAAAATCAAATGAAAAGAGCTTTTTTAGAAAAGGACCGTTACCAAATTAAGCTGTTAAATCAATGCTGGTTTTTTTACACAAAAAACACTACTCGTAAGCAGTGTTTTTTATTTTATTCCCTAGTTGGAATTTAACATCGTCAAAGAAACTCTCCCTTTGCCAACATCGACACTTTCAACCCAAACCGTCACTACATCACCTACTGATACAACCTCTAATGGATGCTTAACAAATCCCTCTTTTAATTTCGAGATATGTACAAGTCCGTCTTGTTTCACTCCTATATCTACAAAAGCACCAAAGTCAACAACGTTTCTAACTGTCCCTTGGAGCTCCATCCCCTTCATTAGATCCTCCATTTTTAATACATCCTTTTTTAATAACGGCTTCGGAAGATCATCTCGCGGGTCTCGGCCTGGTAGAATAAGCGCATCTAAAATATCCTTCAAAGTATGTTCTCCTATTCCTAGACGCTCTCCTATTTCCTCTACCCTTTGAGCCTTCACAGCATCCTTTAGCTCTTCACTTCCCAATAGTGATGTTGAGAGCTGTAGCTCATCTAATAAATCATGCACTTTTCGATAATTCTCCGGGTGTATTGAGGTATTATCAAGAGGCTCCTCCCCGTCTAATATTCGTAAAAATCCTACACATTGCTCATATGTCTTCTCCCCCAACCTAGGAATCTTCCTTAATTCCTTTCGGTTGTAGAAACGCCCCTCTTCTTCTCTTCGTTTAACGATATTATTTGCTACCGTTTTTGAAAGCCCTGCTACATACTGAAGCAACGAGGAAGAAGCTGTATTTACATTGACCCCAACACGGTTTACTGCCGTTTCCACTACAAAACTAAGTGACTCGTTTATTTTCTTTTGCGATACATCATGTTGATATTGCCCGACACCTACTGATTTTGGATCAATTTTCACCAATTCCGCTAATG
This genomic stretch from Bacillus spongiae harbors:
- the cmpA gene encoding cortex morphogenetic protein CmpA — its product is MPKWLQNQMKRAFLEKDRYQIKLLNQCWFFYTKNTTRKQCFLFYSLVGI
- a CDS encoding SprT family protein, with amino-acid sequence MKEEELQALVESISIDSFQKPFLHKAYFNDRLRTTGGRYLLQEHHIELNRKYYDELGIQELISIIKHELCHYHLHLENKGYQHRDQDFKQLLHKVGAPRHCAHLPSSRQKQKREYLYQCNQCDQRYVRKKRMNINKYVCGRCRGKIHMILNNE